The Peptococcaceae bacterium genome has a segment encoding these proteins:
- a CDS encoding PBP1A family penicillin-binding protein, whose product MTRKRPRTRIRYGRVVILAVLLVSFIIAGAGLGFVFGAIRSMPKYDLENITGALSSFILDKDNQEVTMLRTDKNRVQLEPAEIPLIMKQAIVAIEDQRFYKHHGFDPIRFMGAVVANIKKGYGSEGGSTITQQLVKIAILENPEKKLRRKIQEAIIAFKVENKYTKDQILTMYLNNVYYGHGAWSLETAAETYFGKEAKDLTLEEAAMLAGVVNAPGRYSPYLSMEKAKQRQALVLNEMVKMKYISQETADKAKAKPLKLAGLKANNYKYQSFADYVIEEAAEQLKLEGSDIASLYTAGYKIYTTMDTKAQDTAEAAFADDSFFPKGKNGKIVQGALVILDPHTGEIRTLVGGRNQQGERQFNRAVHAARQPGSAFKPIAVYGPALEKGYGPATVLDDYPQVYETPLGPKTFVNYDEKTRGYRGLISMRTAIQWSVNTFAVKMLERIGVSEGFNFAKRLGISTLVESGKSNDMGLSLALGGLTKGVSPLEMAGAYAAFANQGIYIKPYAIRKIEDKDGNVLYQHKTIKTVVMSPQSAYLLTDMLRTVVEAGTATKAQMDRPVAGKTGTTSFDVDAWFCGYTPDLVGVVWMGYDKEEAMSGVYGGTVGAPLWKKVMEVAHQGIPVSEFPVPEGITEVQVDYKSGLLPSPLTPPNFITTEKFNSAYVPTEISNVWVQLPVCPDSGKLLTDMCPSSITRTFLKRPIPWSGEQVPQDAVLEPPTEYCPVHGSGTAAGPVINLQGFPVMDGDNVKSIKLMWTHSALNTDMLFHIYRSTQPNIIPGQAVSVAKVNVGSTSWQDNDIVPGSKYYYMIVAQNPHTGEQSPPSNAIEVFAGKTDKQDIKLKAPILRGEAHIEGNKATVKLDWTKASETRPVVYFVFRSDTPNFEAGPENQIAANQSITATYWTDSGLPKGKTYYYRVIAFDMETKQQSHSSNQLQVIIP is encoded by the coding sequence ATGACCCGAAAAAGGCCCCGAACCAGGATAAGATATGGCCGGGTGGTCATTCTGGCTGTTCTCCTGGTCTCATTTATAATTGCGGGTGCCGGCCTGGGATTTGTTTTCGGAGCAATCCGCAGCATGCCAAAATATGACCTCGAAAATATTACCGGGGCTCTCTCAAGTTTTATCCTGGACAAAGACAACCAGGAAGTTACCATGCTTAGAACGGATAAAAACAGGGTCCAGCTGGAACCTGCCGAAATCCCGTTAATAATGAAGCAAGCTATTGTTGCTATAGAAGACCAGCGTTTTTATAAACATCACGGTTTTGACCCCATTAGATTCATGGGAGCAGTTGTCGCCAACATAAAAAAAGGCTATGGTTCCGAGGGCGGCAGCACTATCACCCAGCAGCTTGTAAAAATAGCCATCCTGGAAAACCCCGAAAAGAAGTTGAGAAGAAAAATTCAGGAGGCAATCATTGCCTTTAAAGTTGAAAACAAATACACAAAAGACCAGATCCTGACCATGTATCTTAACAATGTCTATTACGGGCACGGGGCCTGGAGCCTGGAAACCGCAGCCGAAACGTACTTCGGCAAAGAAGCAAAGGACCTGACTCTTGAAGAGGCCGCAATGCTGGCGGGAGTTGTAAATGCTCCGGGGCGGTATTCACCCTACCTGAGCATGGAGAAAGCAAAACAGCGCCAGGCTCTGGTTCTTAACGAAATGGTTAAAATGAAATACATTTCCCAGGAAACCGCCGATAAAGCCAAAGCCAAGCCGCTCAAGCTCGCCGGTTTAAAAGCTAACAATTATAAATACCAGTCTTTTGCGGACTATGTCATTGAAGAAGCTGCCGAACAATTAAAACTTGAAGGTTCGGACATCGCCTCTTTATACACGGCCGGATACAAGATTTACACAACCATGGATACAAAAGCACAAGATACAGCCGAGGCGGCCTTTGCCGACGACAGTTTTTTCCCGAAAGGAAAAAACGGCAAAATTGTTCAGGGCGCCCTGGTCATACTGGACCCACACACGGGCGAAATCAGGACCCTGGTGGGGGGCAGGAACCAACAGGGAGAGCGCCAGTTTAACAGGGCCGTTCACGCTGCCCGCCAGCCCGGATCGGCCTTCAAGCCCATTGCCGTGTACGGCCCAGCCCTGGAAAAAGGCTATGGACCGGCCACAGTCCTTGATGACTACCCCCAGGTATATGAAACGCCATTGGGGCCAAAAACATTTGTCAACTATGACGAAAAAACCCGGGGTTACCGGGGATTGATCAGCATGCGCACCGCTATCCAGTGGTCTGTCAATACGTTCGCCGTGAAAATGCTGGAAAGAATCGGCGTCAGCGAAGGTTTCAATTTTGCGAAAAGGCTCGGTATTTCCACTCTTGTGGAAAGCGGTAAAAGCAACGACATGGGACTTTCCCTGGCCCTGGGAGGGTTAACCAAGGGGGTATCCCCCCTGGAGATGGCCGGCGCTTATGCGGCCTTTGCCAACCAGGGCATATACATCAAACCGTATGCAATCCGTAAAATCGAAGACAAGGATGGAAACGTGCTTTACCAGCATAAAACAATTAAAACGGTGGTAATGTCCCCCCAATCGGCTTATCTCTTGACAGACATGTTGCGAACGGTTGTTGAAGCCGGCACGGCCACCAAGGCCCAAATGGACCGCCCGGTAGCCGGGAAAACCGGTACAACCTCCTTTGATGTGGATGCCTGGTTCTGCGGCTATACCCCCGACCTGGTCGGAGTAGTCTGGATGGGTTATGACAAAGAAGAAGCGATGAGCGGTGTTTATGGCGGGACAGTGGGTGCTCCCCTCTGGAAAAAGGTGATGGAGGTAGCCCACCAGGGAATACCAGTCTCTGAATTCCCTGTTCCCGAAGGTATAACGGAAGTTCAGGTCGATTACAAATCGGGTCTGCTCCCTTCGCCTCTTACTCCCCCTAATTTTATTACTACCGAGAAATTCAACAGTGCCTACGTTCCTACCGAAATTTCCAATGTATGGGTACAGCTGCCTGTTTGCCCCGATTCGGGCAAACTTTTAACCGACATGTGCCCTTCCTCCATAACAAGGACATTTCTAAAACGCCCCATCCCCTGGAGCGGGGAACAGGTCCCGCAGGACGCCGTTCTTGAGCCGCCCACCGAATACTGCCCGGTACACGGCAGTGGAACTGCGGCAGGCCCTGTAATAAATTTGCAGGGGTTTCCGGTAATGGACGGTGATAACGTAAAAAGCATCAAACTAATGTGGACCCATTCAGCTCTTAATACCGACATGTTATTCCATATTTACCGCTCAACGCAGCCCAACATCATACCCGGTCAGGCAGTGTCCGTGGCAAAAGTAAACGTGGGTTCAACCTCTTGGCAGGACAACGATATTGTCCCAGGAAGCAAATACTATTACATGATAGTCGCCCAAAATCCCCACACGGGAGAACAATCTCCTCCCTCCAATGCAATCGAGGTGTTCGCCGGTAAAACAGATAAGCAAGACATTAAATTAAAAGCTCCAATCTTGCGGGGAGAAGCCCATATTGAGGGTAATAAGGCTACCGTTAAGCTTGATTGGACCAAAGCTTCCGAAACCAGGCCGGTTGTCTATTTCGTTTTTCGTTCGGACACTCCAAATTTCGAAGCCGGTCCCGAAAACCAGATAGCAGCCAACCAGTCAATCACAGCGACTTATTGGACGGATTCCGGACTGCCCAAGGGTAAGACTTACTACTACCGGGTAATTGCGTTCGATATGGAAACAAAACAACAGAGCCACTCTTCCAATCAGCTTCAGGTGATCATTCCCTGA
- a CDS encoding endonuclease MutS2 — MELNEKVLQKLEFHRIIDLLVKQCSSQLGKEKALCLKPSTDLDTVNLGLAETSEAKEILRLFPGFSLGGIRDIRNPLRRAEMGGIIEPQEFLQIFDTLAASRRIKGFFEKEGKKYRILSSYATDLCVLPGLEQKIKKTVSPEGEVSDNASEELGRIRRKLRSLQGKAKEKLEAMISSPGMQKYLQDPLITIRNDRYVVPVKQEFRHQVPGLVHDQSASGATLYIEPMSVVELTNEAQRCEAMERAEVVRILRQLTVQVDSHRQELKLMLQALSSLDFVFAKARLSSELDCGQPVMNQKGYLRIIQGRHPLIQGRVVPVTIHLGDEFDTLVITGPNTGGKTVTLKTVGLFSLMAQAGLHVPAQVGTELAVFNQIYADIGDEQSIEQSLSTFSSHMTNIINILENLNEQTLVLLDELGAGTDPAEGAALAMAILEYLIQKGAKVIATTHYSELKSFAYSHERVENASVEFDVETLRPTYRLLIGVPGRSNAFEISRRLGLGPALVERARSFLSQEEVRVADLIASLETNQLLSEKERQEAEKLKRIAETKLLQMEKRENELKSQVQDVLQKAQAEALDIVTRARRESEAILKEAKEILKRAPQEARKELHELRDRLREEEARIRAQMEKEDDEGLVSPADLVPGDTVLLKKLNQKAQVLEKPKNDEVLVQAGIVKLAVKLKDLRRLEEEKPDKKQERTGVGEIVAEKARIMKNELDLRGMTVEEAVLEAEKYLDDAYLAGIPKAYIIHGKGTGALRGAISEIVKRHRFVASSRMGGYYEGGHGVTVVEFKK; from the coding sequence ATGGAATTGAATGAAAAAGTGCTGCAAAAACTTGAATTTCATAGAATCATTGACCTGCTGGTGAAACAATGCTCATCTCAACTGGGGAAGGAAAAGGCATTATGTCTCAAGCCATCGACAGACCTGGATACGGTCAACCTGGGCCTGGCGGAAACAAGCGAGGCCAAAGAGATACTCAGGCTCTTTCCGGGCTTTTCGCTGGGAGGCATCAGGGACATCAGGAATCCCCTGAGGCGGGCCGAGATGGGAGGAATTATCGAGCCTCAAGAATTTTTACAGATTTTTGATACACTGGCTGCTTCGAGAAGGATCAAAGGATTTTTTGAAAAAGAAGGTAAAAAATACCGGATACTGTCTTCTTATGCTACCGATCTTTGTGTTCTTCCCGGTCTTGAACAGAAAATCAAGAAAACCGTTTCCCCGGAAGGGGAAGTGAGCGACAACGCTTCAGAGGAACTGGGCCGGATCAGGAGAAAACTGCGCAGCCTGCAAGGCAAAGCCAAGGAAAAACTGGAAGCAATGATCAGTTCTCCCGGGATGCAGAAGTATCTCCAGGACCCGCTCATCACGATCAGAAACGACCGCTATGTGGTGCCGGTGAAACAGGAGTTCCGCCACCAGGTGCCGGGGCTTGTTCATGACCAGTCGGCCAGCGGAGCCACTCTATATATTGAACCTATGAGCGTGGTGGAACTGACGAACGAGGCGCAGCGCTGTGAAGCCATGGAGCGGGCTGAAGTGGTAAGGATCCTGCGCCAGCTTACCGTGCAGGTGGACAGCCACCGCCAGGAATTAAAGCTTATGCTTCAAGCCTTGTCAAGCCTGGATTTTGTTTTTGCTAAAGCCAGATTAAGTTCTGAACTGGACTGCGGGCAGCCGGTTATGAATCAGAAAGGGTATTTAAGAATAATCCAGGGGAGGCATCCCCTCATCCAGGGAAGGGTGGTCCCGGTGACCATTCATCTTGGAGATGAGTTTGACACCCTGGTTATTACCGGTCCAAATACCGGAGGCAAAACGGTAACTCTTAAGACGGTCGGCCTATTTTCTCTCATGGCCCAGGCGGGACTGCACGTGCCCGCGCAGGTCGGCACTGAACTGGCCGTCTTCAATCAGATTTACGCCGACATAGGCGATGAACAGAGCATTGAGCAGTCACTCAGCACCTTTTCCTCCCACATGACCAATATTATTAATATACTGGAAAACTTAAACGAACAGACACTGGTCTTGCTTGACGAACTGGGAGCGGGAACGGATCCTGCGGAAGGAGCGGCGCTGGCCATGGCAATCCTCGAATACCTTATTCAAAAGGGAGCAAAAGTCATCGCGACCACTCACTACAGTGAATTGAAAAGCTTTGCTTACAGCCACGAACGGGTTGAAAACGCCAGCGTGGAATTTGATGTGGAAACACTCCGGCCTACCTACCGGCTCTTGATAGGTGTCCCAGGCAGGAGCAATGCCTTTGAAATATCAAGAAGGCTGGGGTTGGGCCCGGCGCTGGTGGAACGGGCCAGGAGTTTTCTTTCGCAGGAGGAGGTCCGGGTGGCCGACCTGATTGCCAGTCTTGAGACCAACCAGCTGCTTTCGGAAAAAGAAAGGCAGGAGGCGGAAAAGTTGAAAAGGATTGCCGAGACCAAACTCCTGCAAATGGAAAAACGGGAAAATGAGCTAAAGAGCCAGGTCCAGGACGTATTGCAAAAAGCCCAGGCCGAGGCGCTGGATATTGTTACCAGAGCAAGGCGGGAAAGCGAAGCTATTCTGAAGGAAGCGAAAGAAATACTGAAAAGAGCGCCGCAGGAAGCACGGAAAGAGCTTCATGAACTGCGGGACCGCCTGCGCGAAGAAGAAGCCCGTATCAGGGCGCAAATGGAAAAAGAGGATGATGAGGGGTTGGTAAGTCCCGCCGACCTGGTACCGGGAGATACTGTCCTTTTAAAGAAATTGAACCAGAAAGCGCAGGTGCTGGAGAAACCGAAGAACGACGAGGTCCTGGTACAGGCGGGAATTGTGAAGCTTGCCGTGAAATTGAAAGACCTCCGCAGGCTGGAGGAAGAAAAACCAGATAAAAAACAGGAACGCACAGGCGTGGGAGAGATTGTCGCCGAAAAGGCCAGGATAATGAAAAATGAGCTTGATCTTAGGGGCATGACGGTGGAGGAAGCCGTTCTGGAGGCTGAAAAATATTTGGATGATGCCTATCTGGCCGGGATCCCTAAGGCATATATCATTCACGGTAAAGGTACGGGGGCCCTCAGAGGAGCCATTAGTGAAATTGTAAAAAGACACCGTTTTGTCGCTTCGTCCCGTATGGGCGGGTACTACGAAGGCGGTCACGGTGTTACGGTAGTGGAGTTTAAGAAGTAG
- a CDS encoding DUF3656 domain-containing protein, translated as MSSSKIELLSPAGTIEAVRAAVQNGADAVYLGGKRFSARRFAKNFDLEELKEVVKYAHLYGVKVYVAVNILVDNAEFADLLDYLYELYHMNVDAVIVQDLGVAAALRRIMPEMELHASTQMTVHNSAGARFLEEMGFNRVILAREVSLHNIRLISKKAKIQLEVFVHGALCVSYSGQCLMSSMIGGRSGNRGCCAQPCRLPYTLVNAAGDELAEGYLLSPRDLMMIEHLPRLADSGVVSLKVEGRMKRPEYVATVTRHYRNALDALAGREAACDRGTCNYRVEPEALKELAQIFNRDFTTGYFLEKPGAHLMSYQRPNNRGLYLGRVVAFDKETQEVTVALEEPLQVGDGYEIWVTRGGRLAGEIKSLKLDGHVVETARQGNVTFKAGKGRPGKGDRVFKTFDTRLVERSRATFLFANTAKKFPLDFMLRVREGEPAILAAREADGRTAEVAGKYLVEKADRHPLSRKTAQKQLERLGNTMFYLRDLQIEGDEGMMVPLSELNSLRRKAVEALEANRLARFAKVPLSREVYERRVRLFMENMPGKKEVPGKETVLSVLVGDRPSLKAALQGGARIIYFGGEKLRRKEGFEQEQLPSIVAECHEKGAEAVLLLPRIFHEEQSREVMAYCEKGKEAGVDGFLAGNPGAVQLAREMGLPGVRGDYTLNIFNDFTVRLFSEKGLEQLALSLELTLEQIKQIHPVPAVRLECLVHGKIPLMITEHCAIGLNLGKGHESRGCPRPCTGGIYGLKDRMRMVFPLESDENCRMLVYNPKTLSMIEQLPALLECGIQILRIEARREEAGWVKKVVSLYGEEIRRCRELGQKYRVREETLKTLSSLSPEGFTTGHYYRGVLQGGL; from the coding sequence TTGTCGTCTTCAAAAATTGAACTTCTCTCCCCGGCGGGAACGATAGAAGCTGTGCGGGCCGCCGTGCAAAACGGCGCTGATGCCGTTTACCTGGGAGGAAAACGGTTCAGCGCCCGCCGCTTTGCAAAAAATTTTGATCTGGAGGAACTGAAAGAGGTGGTAAAATATGCCCACCTCTACGGAGTTAAGGTATATGTTGCAGTTAATATTCTTGTCGACAATGCGGAGTTTGCTGATCTCCTGGATTATTTGTATGAGCTTTACCATATGAATGTCGATGCCGTAATTGTGCAGGATTTAGGCGTGGCAGCAGCTCTGCGCAGGATCATGCCCGAAATGGAACTTCACGCCAGCACCCAAATGACCGTGCACAACAGCGCCGGAGCCCGTTTTTTGGAAGAGATGGGGTTCAACCGCGTAATCCTGGCCCGGGAAGTGTCGCTCCATAATATTCGATTGATAAGTAAGAAGGCCAAGATCCAGCTGGAGGTGTTTGTCCACGGCGCTTTATGTGTTTCTTATTCTGGGCAGTGCCTGATGAGCAGCATGATCGGAGGAAGGAGCGGCAACAGGGGGTGCTGCGCCCAGCCCTGCCGTCTTCCGTATACGCTGGTCAATGCAGCGGGCGATGAGCTGGCCGAAGGGTACCTTCTTTCTCCAAGGGACCTCATGATGATTGAGCATTTGCCCCGTTTAGCTGACTCTGGTGTTGTTTCCCTCAAGGTGGAAGGGCGAATGAAGAGGCCGGAATACGTGGCGACCGTAACCCGCCATTACCGGAACGCGCTGGATGCGCTTGCCGGCAGGGAAGCCGCCTGTGACAGGGGGACCTGTAATTATAGGGTGGAGCCTGAAGCTCTAAAGGAACTGGCGCAGATATTCAACCGCGACTTTACTACGGGCTACTTCCTGGAAAAGCCCGGGGCCCACCTGATGAGCTACCAGCGCCCGAATAACCGCGGGCTTTATTTGGGGAGGGTGGTTGCTTTTGATAAAGAAACGCAGGAAGTGACCGTTGCCCTGGAGGAGCCCCTGCAGGTGGGTGACGGTTACGAAATTTGGGTGACCAGGGGCGGTCGCCTCGCCGGTGAGATAAAATCCCTGAAACTTGACGGTCACGTAGTGGAAACAGCCCGGCAGGGCAATGTCACTTTCAAGGCAGGCAAGGGGAGGCCAGGGAAGGGGGACAGGGTTTTTAAGACATTTGACACCAGGCTGGTGGAAAGGTCCCGGGCAACCTTCCTTTTTGCAAATACGGCCAAAAAATTTCCGCTTGACTTCATGTTGCGGGTAAGAGAGGGCGAGCCGGCGATTCTTGCGGCCAGGGAAGCTGATGGCCGCACGGCCGAAGTTGCGGGTAAATACCTGGTGGAAAAAGCAGACAGGCACCCTTTATCAAGAAAAACGGCCCAGAAGCAGCTGGAAAGATTGGGCAATACGATGTTTTACCTGCGCGATTTGCAAATAGAAGGCGATGAAGGAATGATGGTTCCCTTAAGCGAGCTAAACAGCCTGCGCCGCAAGGCCGTGGAGGCACTAGAGGCGAATAGGCTGGCGCGTTTTGCCAAAGTCCCGCTTTCTAGGGAGGTCTATGAGCGGCGGGTTCGCCTTTTCATGGAAAATATGCCCGGCAAGAAAGAGGTGCCAGGGAAGGAAACAGTCCTTTCTGTACTGGTGGGCGACAGGCCGTCATTGAAGGCTGCCCTGCAGGGCGGGGCCCGCATTATCTATTTTGGAGGGGAAAAGCTAAGGCGCAAAGAGGGTTTTGAACAGGAACAGTTACCGTCCATTGTTGCGGAGTGCCACGAAAAGGGTGCCGAAGCGGTCCTCCTGCTGCCCCGTATTTTCCACGAAGAACAATCCAGGGAGGTTATGGCATACTGCGAGAAAGGGAAGGAAGCCGGCGTGGACGGGTTTTTGGCGGGAAACCCCGGAGCGGTCCAACTCGCTCGCGAAATGGGATTGCCGGGGGTCAGGGGCGATTACACTCTTAATATTTTTAATGACTTTACCGTCCGGCTCTTCTCGGAGAAGGGACTTGAACAGCTTGCCCTTTCTTTGGAGTTGACCTTAGAGCAAATCAAACAAATTCATCCTGTTCCGGCAGTCAGGCTGGAATGCCTGGTCCACGGCAAGATCCCTCTCATGATAACTGAGCACTGCGCCATCGGCCTCAATTTGGGAAAGGGCCATGAGTCCAGGGGGTGCCCGCGCCCGTGTACGGGAGGGATTTACGGGCTAAAAGACCGGATGAGGATGGTGTTTCCCTTAGAAAGCGATGAGAACTGCCGTATGCTTGTTTACAATCCCAAGACCTTATCCATGATCGAGCAATTGCCGGCCCTGTTGGAATGCGGGATTCAAATCTTGCGCATCGAGGCAAGAAGAGAAGAGGCTGGCTGGGTGAAGAAGGTGGTTAGCCTTTATGGTGAGGAAATAAGGCGGTGCCGGGAACTGGGCCAAAAGTACCGGGTGCGGGAAGAAACACTGAAAACGCTGAGCAGCTTGTCCCCGGAAGGCTTTACCACAGGGCATTATTACCGGGGAGTGTTGCAGGGCGGGTTATGA
- a CDS encoding aldehyde ferredoxin oxidoreductase produces the protein MAKIVRVNMTDRSIKFEDVPEKYRFLGGRALTSSIVVDEVDPACHPLGPNNKLVVAPGMIAGTAAPSSGRLSVGGKSPLTGTIKEANAGGIPGQLLGRLGIKAIIVEGQPRDKEFYLLKIDSTGAQLVSASEISGKGMYETNALLWKKYGSGAGIIGIGPAGEMKLLNAGVSCNDSENSPGRYAGRGGLGAVMGSKGLKAIVVSAEKGLQVPLADKELFDRGRKKMVDALLKHPVTSQTLPTYGTAALVNVLNEAGGLPTRNFSAGRFEGAAKTGGEAMAEINPQRGGTMSHPCHPGCVIRCSNIYHRPDGSHHVSPIEYESTWALGANCGIDNLDDIAELNRICNDVGLDTIETGCTLAVAMEAGLARFGDGKKAIELLSEVGKGSALGRILGNGTEYTARAFGVTRCPTVKGQSMPAYEPRVIKGIGVTYATTPMGADHTAGYTIATEVLKVGGEADPSDVNKADLARAFQAVTMFVDSTGYCLFVTFATSDYPEALEGMVETINGTLGTNWSTADVLRLGKEWLKKERKFNEAAGFTNKDDRLPEFMKYEKLPPHDAVWNVSDEILDAVHNY, from the coding sequence TTGGCTAAGATCGTAAGGGTTAACATGACTGACAGGAGTATTAAATTTGAGGATGTCCCGGAAAAATACAGGTTTTTGGGTGGGCGCGCACTGACATCCAGCATTGTCGTGGATGAAGTTGATCCGGCCTGCCACCCGCTAGGACCAAACAACAAGCTGGTGGTAGCCCCGGGGATGATAGCGGGTACCGCTGCGCCGAGTTCCGGCCGTCTTTCGGTGGGGGGCAAAAGTCCCCTGACCGGCACGATCAAAGAAGCAAATGCCGGCGGAATCCCCGGCCAATTGCTGGGCAGGCTCGGCATAAAAGCCATTATCGTGGAGGGACAGCCTCGGGACAAAGAATTTTACCTTTTGAAAATCGACAGCACGGGAGCCCAACTGGTTTCCGCCTCGGAAATAAGCGGAAAGGGAATGTACGAGACCAACGCGTTACTTTGGAAAAAATACGGCAGCGGGGCCGGGATCATCGGGATTGGTCCGGCTGGTGAAATGAAACTTCTCAACGCCGGCGTATCCTGCAACGATTCGGAAAACAGCCCGGGGCGCTACGCAGGGCGTGGAGGCCTCGGAGCCGTGATGGGCAGCAAAGGCCTGAAAGCGATCGTCGTAAGCGCTGAAAAAGGCTTGCAAGTTCCGCTGGCCGACAAGGAACTGTTTGACCGGGGCCGTAAAAAAATGGTCGATGCCCTCCTTAAACACCCCGTCACTTCCCAGACCCTGCCCACATACGGTACGGCAGCCCTGGTCAACGTCTTAAACGAGGCCGGCGGGCTTCCCACCCGCAACTTTAGCGCGGGAAGGTTTGAAGGCGCAGCCAAGACCGGCGGTGAAGCGATGGCTGAAATCAACCCGCAGCGCGGCGGGACCATGTCCCATCCCTGCCATCCCGGCTGCGTCATCAGGTGCTCCAACATTTATCACCGGCCGGACGGCAGCCACCACGTCTCACCCATTGAATACGAATCTACCTGGGCGTTGGGCGCAAACTGCGGCATAGACAACCTTGACGACATTGCCGAACTGAACAGGATCTGCAACGATGTGGGCCTTGATACCATCGAGACGGGCTGCACGCTGGCTGTGGCCATGGAAGCCGGTCTGGCCCGGTTCGGCGACGGCAAGAAAGCCATTGAGCTGCTGAGCGAAGTAGGCAAAGGCTCTGCTTTGGGACGCATTTTGGGCAATGGAACGGAGTACACAGCCAGGGCCTTTGGTGTCACCCGCTGCCCCACCGTCAAAGGTCAGTCCATGCCGGCTTACGAACCCAGGGTTATTAAAGGAATAGGCGTTACCTACGCCACCACGCCCATGGGAGCCGATCACACAGCCGGGTACACCATTGCCACGGAAGTGTTGAAGGTTGGCGGCGAGGCCGATCCTTCCGATGTCAATAAAGCAGACCTGGCCCGCGCTTTCCAGGCCGTTACCATGTTTGTCGATTCTACCGGCTACTGTCTTTTCGTTACTTTTGCCACTTCCGACTATCCCGAAGCACTGGAGGGAATGGTGGAAACCATTAACGGCACGCTGGGAACGAACTGGTCAACGGCCGATGTCCTCAGGCTGGGAAAAGAATGGCTGAAAAAAGAACGCAAATTCAACGAAGCGGCTGGCTTTACGAACAAGGACGACAGGCTGCCTGAGTTCATGAAGTACGAAAAGCTGCCGCCTCATGATGCCGTGTGGAACGTCTCCGATGAGATTCTGGACGCCGTTCATAATTATTGA
- a CDS encoding MoaD/ThiS family protein, with amino-acid sequence MITVEVIVYATLVDYVPGSRPGAPLAVRLEKGKTVLELLEQLGIPGEKTKLVFINGVSRNMDHILNDGDRVGIFPPIAGG; translated from the coding sequence ATGATCACAGTCGAGGTAATCGTTTATGCCACCCTGGTCGATTACGTGCCGGGCTCCAGGCCTGGGGCGCCGCTGGCGGTTAGGCTGGAAAAAGGCAAAACGGTCCTTGAACTGCTTGAGCAGCTAGGAATACCCGGAGAAAAAACAAAGCTTGTTTTTATAAACGGCGTATCAAGGAACATGGACCACATACTCAATGACGGCGACCGGGTGGGAATTTTCCCGCCTATAGCCGGGGGCTGA